Proteins co-encoded in one Papaver somniferum cultivar HN1 chromosome 5, ASM357369v1, whole genome shotgun sequence genomic window:
- the LOC113284129 gene encoding protease Do-like 5, chloroplastic has product MVVVLGSIHHHLISKSAIIISANISSSSYVNNSQRLFLTRRNSSILATSSILSSFLHLASFQLANARVEEETPQRQEERVVQVFEEASPSVVFIKDFELAETSSGRSTNTEEVLTKEEEETAKVEGTGSGFIWDKSGHIVTNYHVIAKLATDTTGLQLCKVFLEDAHGEKFSKEGKLVGFDPTYDLAVLKIDVAEGNFDLKPALLRHKSPEVPRRAGTKVQYPSLICFKRFPTYHKIPVLGNPHFSKSKKQMEF; this is encoded by the coding sequence atggtggtggtgttgggtTCCATTCATCATCACTTGATCTCTAAATCCGCAATAATAATCTCAGCAaacatttcttcctcttcttatGTGAACAACTCACAAAGATTGTTCCTCACAAGGCGGAATTCTTCAATATTAGCTACTTCctcaattttatcttcttttctaCATTTGGCGTCTTTTCAGTTGGCAAATGCTCGAGTAGAAGAAGAAACACCTCAGCGCCAAGAAGAACGAGTCGTTCAGGTATTCGAAGAGGCTTCTCCTTCGGTGGTTTTTATTAAGGACTTTGAATTAGCTGAGACCTCGTCAGGCAGAAGCACAAATACTGAAGAAGTTCTtacgaaagaagaagaggaaactgcgaAAGTCGAAGGGACTGGTTCTGGTTTCATATGGGATAAAAGTGGACACATAGTGACCAATTATCATGTCATAGCTAAGTTGGCAACTGATACGACTGGACTTCAGCTTTGCAAGGTATTTCTTGAAGATGCACACGGGGAAAAGTTCTCCAAGGAAGGAAAACTTGTTGGTTTTGATCCCACGTATGATTTGGCGGTTTTAAAGATCGATGTCGCCGAAGGAAATTTCGATCTCAAACCTGCTCTTCTTCGACATAAATCACCAGAGGTACCAAGAAGAGCAGGCACCAAAGTTCAGTATCCTTCTCTCATCTGTTTTAAGAGATTCCCGACATATCATAAGATTCCCGTTCTTGGAAATCCGCACTTTTCCAAATCCAAAAAACAGATGGAATTCTAG